A region of Chloroflexota bacterium DNA encodes the following proteins:
- a CDS encoding FAD-dependent oxidoreductase: MSKKYRVVVIGSGIVGASAVWHFAKAGWKDILLIDKGELWENDGSTSHAPGGVVALSHSKLLTQMAVYGADLMASLKPWSEDRMTYNGVGGLDVATSERRWNDLKRLHGESKSYGVEAHLLSPDEVKIKSPLVNPEEIFGGIFIPKGAIVAGAHVSAALVRDAGAMSNVDAYGNTAVTDFEVKDGRIVALSTSNPELPRIECESALICANIWSPALCEKLGIQIPLVAFEHQYVITTPMPELAQYADHRKEDEVHHVGFRDVDHTMYCRFHWDSIGVGSYWHRPHMVYSRDVKKSAMHPFTPEDFAGPWEHFQKLAPALKGINSFIKSFNGMFAFSVDGMPIIGESHVKGLWVATGSWLTHAPGVAKCAVEWMTSGETEWDMRQVHLHRFQTHVTTRNFMDRISLKNYREIYEIVHPRQPLSEPRNVRLTPFYPRHKDLKASFTAFAGIEVPNWNEENTRLLEKYEDKIPARSGWAAEYWSPVAGAEHLATRESAGLFDLTGLALIEVSGPGALKFVNYLCSNDMDKPVGQVMYTLWLTKNGGVRRDLAVARLAEDKFWMMVGDGTRPQDLVWVRSHAPTNGSVVITDVSDGYTALGLWGPNARNILSKVTQADLSNDGFPFYSCQWIEVGPAWVLAVRISYAGELGWELHIPFDQDLQVWDAIWEAGREFDLISTGMTAFDTLRLEKGYRLWGGDVTTEYNAYEAGLGWTVKLDKQDDFLGKAASKTIKEKGPKKKLCCLTLDNPRGAAFGYEPIFSNGACVGHVTSANYGYSVSKYILYGYLPKEYATVGAKLEIEYFGERHPVTVAPDPLFDPKGERMKA, from the coding sequence ATGTCTAAAAAATATCGCGTCGTCGTCATCGGCTCCGGCATTGTCGGGGCCAGCGCCGTTTGGCATTTTGCCAAAGCCGGCTGGAAAGACATTCTGCTGATTGACAAGGGCGAGCTGTGGGAAAACGACGGCTCGACCTCGCACGCGCCCGGCGGCGTGGTCGCCTTGAGCCATTCCAAACTGCTCACTCAGATGGCCGTCTACGGGGCCGACTTAATGGCCTCGCTCAAACCCTGGAGCGAAGACCGGATGACGTACAACGGCGTGGGCGGCCTGGACGTGGCCACGAGTGAACGGCGCTGGAACGACCTCAAACGCCTGCATGGCGAGTCAAAGTCTTACGGCGTTGAGGCGCATTTGCTCTCGCCCGACGAAGTAAAAATCAAATCGCCTCTCGTCAACCCCGAAGAAATCTTCGGCGGCATCTTTATTCCCAAAGGCGCGATTGTGGCCGGGGCGCACGTCTCGGCGGCGCTGGTGCGTGACGCAGGCGCGATGAGCAACGTGGACGCTTACGGAAATACCGCCGTCACCGATTTTGAAGTCAAGGATGGCCGCATCGTTGCCCTGAGCACGAGCAACCCCGAACTGCCCCGCATCGAATGTGAGTCGGCCCTGATCTGCGCCAACATCTGGTCGCCGGCCCTGTGCGAAAAACTCGGCATCCAGATTCCGTTGGTGGCCTTCGAGCATCAATACGTCATCACCACACCCATGCCCGAACTGGCTCAATATGCCGATCATCGCAAAGAAGACGAAGTCCATCACGTCGGCTTCCGCGACGTGGATCACACCATGTACTGCCGCTTCCACTGGGACAGCATCGGCGTGGGCAGTTATTGGCACCGCCCGCACATGGTCTACTCGCGTGACGTGAAGAAAAGCGCCATGCACCCTTTCACGCCCGAAGACTTTGCCGGGCCGTGGGAACACTTCCAGAAACTCGCCCCAGCCCTGAAAGGCATCAATAGCTTTATCAAATCCTTCAACGGCATGTTTGCCTTCTCAGTGGACGGCATGCCCATCATCGGCGAGTCGCACGTCAAGGGCCTGTGGGTCGCCACCGGCTCGTGGCTCACCCACGCGCCGGGCGTGGCCAAGTGCGCCGTCGAATGGATGACGAGCGGCGAGACCGAGTGGGACATGCGCCAAGTCCACCTGCACCGCTTCCAGACTCACGTGACCACCAGGAACTTCATGGATCGCATCAGCCTCAAGAACTATCGTGAGATTTACGAGATCGTCCACCCGCGCCAACCGCTCAGCGAACCGCGCAACGTTCGCCTCACCCCGTTCTACCCGCGACACAAAGACCTCAAAGCCAGCTTCACCGCCTTTGCCGGGATCGAAGTGCCGAACTGGAATGAAGAGAACACGCGCCTGCTGGAAAAGTACGAGGACAAGATTCCGGCCCGCTCCGGTTGGGCCGCCGAATACTGGTCACCCGTCGCCGGGGCCGAGCACCTGGCCACCCGCGAGAGCGCCGGCCTCTTCGACCTCACCGGCCTGGCCCTCATCGAAGTGAGCGGCCCCGGCGCGCTCAAGTTCGTCAACTATCTTTGCAGTAACGACATGGACAAGCCGGTCGGGCAAGTGATGTACACGCTCTGGCTGACGAAGAATGGTGGTGTCCGCCGTGACCTGGCCGTGGCCCGGCTGGCTGAAGACAAATTCTGGATGATGGTTGGCGACGGCACGCGCCCGCAGGATTTGGTCTGGGTGCGGAGCCACGCCCCGACCAACGGCTCGGTCGTCATCACCGATGTCTCCGACGGCTACACCGCCCTCGGTCTGTGGGGACCGAACGCCCGGAACATCCTGAGCAAAGTCACCCAGGCCGATCTTTCAAACGACGGCTTCCCCTTCTACTCCTGCCAGTGGATCGAAGTCGGCCCGGCCTGGGTGCTGGCCGTTCGCATTTCATACGCGGGCGAACTCGGCTGGGAACTGCACATCCCATTCGATCAGGACTTGCAGGTTTGGGATGCGATCTGGGAAGCGGGCCGCGAGTTTGATCTGATCTCCACCGGCATGACGGCTTTCGACACCTTGCGACTCGAAAAGGGCTACCGTCTCTGGGGTGGCGACGTTACCACCGAGTACAACGCTTACGAAGCCGGACTCGGCTGGACGGTGAAGCTGGACAAGCAGGATGACTTTCTGGGCAAGGCGGCGAGCAAGACGATCAAAGAGAAGGGTCCTAAGAAGAAGCTGTGTTGCCTGACGCTCGACAACCCGCGCGGCGCGGCCTTTGGCTACGAGCCGATCTTCTCGAACGGCGCCTGTGTCGGCCACGTGACCAGCGCCAACTATGGCTACAGCGTGAGCAAGTATATTTTGTACGGCTACCTGCCCAAAGAGTACGCGACGGTCGGCGCGAAGCTGGAGATCGAATACTTCGGCGAACGCCATCCGGTCACCGTCGCTCCCGACCCGCTCTTTGATCCAAAGGGCGAAAGAATGAAAGCGTAG